TTACTCTTATTTTCTTCATTTTATAGTTAATACTTTAGCTTTTCTTTAAACACGATTATATTCTAATCTCAATTATTTTTAATTATTATTACTATAATATACAAATCCATAATAATTCAGATTGATTGTTTTAGGATACATATTTATTGCTAGAAATGCTATGAAAAAAGCTATTAACCCTCCCCCTGGTTAATAGCTTTCTCTACATCCATTTTATTTATAAAGCTTTGATTTTGTATAGGAATTCCAGTCCAGCCCTAAATATATATAAGGGTTCCCTATATAATACCTATACATCTATTTATTCATAATAATATTTCCTTCCTTATCATATTCAAGTCCTAATACTTCATTAATTTTTTTACTTTTTTCCGTATAATCTCTGTATGAGGAACTTATTATTTTTAAGTTTTCTATAAATTTTTCATAATAGCCACTTTTCTCTAGGGACTCCCTTAATTGATCTCTTATTTGTTTCATTTTTTGATATTGCTCTCTATATTCATCACTATATTGTTTCTGAATGTAACATTCTACTTCACTTCTTAACTTTTCGATTTCCTTTTTATTTTCAGTATTAATATTTGAAACTTCTTTAAGTTTAGAGTTTATATTACTAAATGCCTCTATTAACTCTGTTTCATCAATTTCATTCAAATATTTTAAATACTCATCTGGAAAGTCAATATCTCCCACACCATCTAAAAATTCTACTATCTCATAGAATGCTTTTTGTTTTTCTTCATTATCTAGAGGCTCATTCATAAAGCGGCCAAAATGAATAATTACATATTTGCCATACGCATTAGGAAATAATGAAGCCAATCTTCTTAAAACAAAATTTTTATTCATAATCTGCTTATTAATTAGATGGGAATTGAGTTTATAAAAATCAGCTGAATCTTCTTTTAAAATACAGTTTGTCAACTCCCTTATCGTTTCTAGATCATTAATCCTATTCTCAATCTGCTTAACATGCTTTTTTAATATTTTTTCCCTTTCTTTAGGAAAACTAAGATATGCCCTAATTTCTACTACAGGCATGTCAATATTTCTTAAAAAGGCAATTGTTTTCAAATTATCAACATCTTTTTGAGAATAGTCCTTATAGCCATTGTCACTATTTACATTTGGAAATAACAACTCTTTTTTTTCATAGTATCTTATAGCCTTTTTTGTAAGTCCGGTCATTCTTTTCACTTCGTTAATTTTCATTATAATCACCTCTACATAGATGATACACTGTGCCCTAAGGTAACAGTCAAGCAAATAAGGTTAAAATGTTTTTATAAAAGACATAAGAATTAATAATACATATATAATAACAAATCTCTTAATGAACCTTATGGAATTTTAAAATCCAACCCTATTAAATCTGTGACAAAAAAATTACAAGAGCGTATAGATATTACCTCTGAAATAATGATGCAAATTAAGAGAAGCATGCCAACTATCCATCCCATCATTTAATATCAGTCCACTAAGTTTAACAATTTTTCATAAATTTTATAATTCTCCATATCAAAGCAAACAAATATTATTTGCTTAAAATTCGGATGACTATCTAAAAAATTCTTTGTGGCCTCTATAGCTATTTCAGCAGCCAATTCCTTTGGAAATTTATAGACGCCTGTGCTAATATTCGGTATGGCTAATTCATTAATGTTATTTTCTAAAGCTAATTTAAATACACTCTTATAGCAGTTTTTTAATAGTTCCCTTTCATTCCCTTTATTATTCCATATGGGTCCAACTGTATGAATGACCCTATGGGCTGGAAGATTCCCTGCTGTGGTTATCACCGCATATCCGACTTTACAGCCTCCTTGACTTGCTCGAATTTTTTTACACTCTTCTAATATCTTACTGCCTCCAGCTCTATGAATAGCACCATCCACTCCACCGCCACCCATAAGACTAGTATTAGCAGCATTAACGATGGCCTGGCATTCAATTTTTGTTATGTCACCATTATATATTTTCATTCTATTCCTATTCAACATAATTCACCCCATATTCCTTTGACTTAAATATTGATAACTGAGTCCTTTAGCCCAGATTATTCATAGAGAGTTTGAAAATATGCGAGTAGTTTTGGCATATATACCTCTCCTCTTTTCTAAAAAAAGACCAAACAATATTTCTGTAAGTTGTATTTTATAAGCGTTCCTATGAAAAAATCCGAACTTCTTACCAAGTATTTACTTGATAATTCTCTGTTCTCATATAGTCCTTTATTTTTAGTAAGTAGATCCATTTATGCTAATGCGTCTAAAAAGTATTTAGTGTCATTTGGATGTGATTTAAGCTTTTCTGCAATTTCAATATATGTTTTTGCTTCCTCTAGATGTGAAAATACGTCAAGTGTAGGCACTATTCTCTTTTTTAGACTTGCAATATTTCCACGTCCTTGCTCGTTAATTCTTAAGTAAAGTATTAAAGGGCGATTCCCCTCCCTCAACATATCCATTTGCATTCTCAAATCCCCACTTTTCAAAGAAGTTCATTATTGCACCCTTAAATTCTTCTATTGAAATATTTTCATTAGCATTATTCCCATCCTCATTTGCTAATTTGCTTAACAGCACTTCCAAATCCCCATGTAATTCAATTAAAAACTCCAATTCCTTATCTGACACAATGCCATCTTCTAAAAAATGATGTCCATAATAATATGTTCCATTTAAATTGGCAGAACCTAATAAAACCTCAGCTATAAAATCAAATCCCCAAAATTCATTCATATCCAAGCCAGAATCTATAAAATATCTTCCATCATTTAAAAGCCTTTCTAATTCAAAAAAATATTTACTCGTCATAATAAATGTATGGTCTAAATGATCATACTCATCTTTTTGTACAGAATTAATTATTCCACCAATATTGTTGGATGTACTATCTAATAGATGAAATGAATGATTTAAAAATATCCCATAATCATTCTCTCGCTCATTATTATGTTTGATATTAATAAATATAGATAATATTAATCCTATTAATATCAACAATATTATTGTATTATACTTCCCCTTCAAAATAACTCACCTACACTCATTTAAATTTTTTAGAATATTAATAGACTACCTGTATCCCTCTTTTGCTATTTTGTTATATTATAACATACTAAGGTCTTATTACCCTATTTACTACATATATACAACGAATAAATTAGATTTTACTTTTTGTATGCATCAAAGTCCTTTTCAGTATAATGAAAATATATTTTAAAATGAAATGACTTTCTTTACTGTCAATATGCATACCAAATCTGTTATAATTTTACTAAACCCATTTTATTCATATTAGTTGAAAACAACTTGCAATTTTCCAAACCTACCATGAATAATATGGGCTTCGAAATAGGATGGGGGACTATTTATGAAGTCGATGCTAATAAATTTAATATATCGAGTTGGATTCGTTATTATGCTGGCACTCATACTGTCGAAGGCTAAAGTCTTTAAAAATATATTTGCAAAGGAAACTCAGAATACAAGCGAAAAAATATTTATGGGTATTTTCTTTGGAATTTTAAGTATTGTTGGTACCTATACAGGCATATCCGTTAACGGTGCAATTTCTAATACCAGGGTAATAGGAGTTGCTGTTGGAGGCCTATTGGGAGGCCCGATGGTTGGGATATTGGCAGGTGCAATCGGAGGTAGCCATCGATTTCTTATCGATGTGGGTGGTTTTACAGCCATAAGTTGCGGAATATCTACTTTCTCTGAGGGTATTATTGCTGGTCTACTAAGCTCCAGATTTAAAAAAAGTACAAATAAAATAGTTTTTTCTATAGCCATAGGAGTAATTATTGAAACTCTTCAAATGACCTTCATACTAGTATCCGCTAAGCCATTTAATGCTGCATTAGAGCTTGTTAAAATTGTTGGAATACCCATGATCATTAATAATTCCATCGGCATAGGCGTATTTATAATGATCATTCAAAATATTAAGAATATAACTTCTAAAGAAGTAACCCTTAGTGCTAAACAATCCCTTTTAATTGCTGATAAGACATTACAATATTTAAAAAATGGGCTTACGATGGAAACTGCAAGTAAAGCTGCCGAAGTTATATATAAATCTACGGATTTTGATGCAATAGCAATAACCGATCAATCAAAGATTCTAGCCCATATTGGTGTTGGAGATGATCATCATTTAGCAGGTGAATTTTGCAAAACCGCCGTTACCTTCCAAGCATTACAAACAGGTCAAATGACCATTGCCAATACAAAGGAAGCCATAGGATGCTCCCATAGAAATTGTAAATTGGTTTCATCTATAGTTGTGCCCCTAAAGGATGGGCTTGAGACCAGAGGAGCTTTAAAGCTTTATAAAACAACAGAAGAGATATTGGAGCAAGATATAGAACTTTCTAAAGGCCTTGGTAATATTTTTTCATCACAGCTGGAGCTTAGCCGATTGGAGATAATATCAAAGACAGCAATACAAGCAGAGATAAAAGCATTACAAGCCCAAATCAATCCCCATTTCCTATTTAATGCAATTAATACTATAGTATCTCTTATTAGAACCAATCCAGAATCAGCCAGAAGCTTGTTAACTCGTTTAAGTGATTATTTTAGGATGAATATGCAAGCTAACAAGGACTTTATCACTTTAAATGAAGAAATTAACCATGTAAAAGCATATTTAATTATAGAAAAGGCCCGATTTAATGATAAACTTAATATTAATTATGATCTGAAATGCAATATGAAATACACCATTCCTCCCCTTTCTATTCAACCCCTTGTTGAAAATGCAGTTCAACATGGTGTAAATAAAAAAGTAGATGGAGGAGATATTACCATTAGAATTAGTGAATCTCAAAAATATTATACTGTAGAAGTTATTGATGATGGAATTGGTATGACCAAAGAAAAATTAGAAGAAGTTAAGCGTTATGATGAAAGTACCGGTATTGGTATATCCAATGTATATAAACGCATAAAAAGCTGTTATGGTGATCGCTGTCAATTCATTATAAAAAGTACGGTTTACTCTGGGACGTCAATAAAAATGACCATTCCAAAATGAAAGGAGATGAATTTATTTGATTACATGTATTGTTGTTGATGATGAAAAACCAGCTAGGGATGAAATAAAATACCTCTTAGACAAACACCATAATTTTGAGGTTATTGGAGAAGCAGAAAATGGCGTTGCCGCCATGAACCTTATTTTGACCAATGATCCCGATGTCATATTTTGTGACATAAGTATGCCTTTATTAGATGGTATAAATTTAGCGAAAAAGATTTTAAATAAAGGCATTAATACTTATCTAGTTTATATAACAGCTTATGATGAATATGCTATTAAGGCTTTTGAATTAAATGCAGTTGATTATCTTTTAAAACCTTTAAAGGACGATAGATTCTTAACGACCCTTTCTAAAATAGAAAGCCTAAAGGAAAGTAAACAGCTAAATATGAACAGGATGGATAAATTTCTCAATGAATTCACCATACCACAGGAACGTAAGAGTCATTTGTGTTTATATAAGGAAGGTCTCCTTTATCCCGTAAAATCAGATCAAATATTGTGTATTTATATAGAAGATAAGATAGTAAAAATAGATACTGTAAAGGGTACGTTTGAATGCTATAAATCACTATCAGAGATCGAAAACATCTTACCTGAAAACGATTTTTTTAAATGTCATCGTTCTTATATTATTAATCTTAATTATATTGAGTCAATTATTCCTTGGTTTAATAGAACTTATAGGGTGAAATTAAAGGGTCTAGATAAGGAAATCCCAATAAGCAGAAATCAGACAAATGAATTTAAAAACAAAATGCAAATTCTCTAGGGTATGTCAAAAAAT
The Maledivibacter sp. DNA segment above includes these coding regions:
- a CDS encoding MerR family transcriptional regulator; translated protein: MKINEVKRMTGLTKKAIRYYEKKELLFPNVNSDNGYKDYSQKDVDNLKTIAFLRNIDMPVVEIRAYLSFPKEREKILKKHVKQIENRINDLETIRELTNCILKEDSADFYKLNSHLINKQIMNKNFVLRRLASLFPNAYGKYVIIHFGRFMNEPLDNEEKQKAFYEIVEFLDGVGDIDFPDEYLKYLNEIDETELIEAFSNINSKLKEVSNINTENKKEIEKLRSEVECYIQKQYSDEYREQYQKMKQIRDQLRESLEKSGYYEKFIENLKIISSSYRDYTEKSKKINEVLGLEYDKEGNIIMNK
- a CDS encoding O-acetyl-ADP-ribose deacetylase, with the translated sequence MLNRNRMKIYNGDITKIECQAIVNAANTSLMGGGGVDGAIHRAGGSKILEECKKIRASQGGCKVGYAVITTAGNLPAHRVIHTVGPIWNNKGNERELLKNCYKSVFKLALENNINELAIPNISTGVYKFPKELAAEIAIEATKNFLDSHPNFKQIIFVCFDMENYKIYEKLLNLVD
- a CDS encoding histidine kinase, giving the protein MKSMLINLIYRVGFVIMLALILSKAKVFKNIFAKETQNTSEKIFMGIFFGILSIVGTYTGISVNGAISNTRVIGVAVGGLLGGPMVGILAGAIGGSHRFLIDVGGFTAISCGISTFSEGIIAGLLSSRFKKSTNKIVFSIAIGVIIETLQMTFILVSAKPFNAALELVKIVGIPMIINNSIGIGVFIMIIQNIKNITSKEVTLSAKQSLLIADKTLQYLKNGLTMETASKAAEVIYKSTDFDAIAITDQSKILAHIGVGDDHHLAGEFCKTAVTFQALQTGQMTIANTKEAIGCSHRNCKLVSSIVVPLKDGLETRGALKLYKTTEEILEQDIELSKGLGNIFSSQLELSRLEIISKTAIQAEIKALQAQINPHFLFNAINTIVSLIRTNPESARSLLTRLSDYFRMNMQANKDFITLNEEINHVKAYLIIEKARFNDKLNINYDLKCNMKYTIPPLSIQPLVENAVQHGVNKKVDGGDITIRISESQKYYTVEVIDDGIGMTKEKLEEVKRYDESTGIGISNVYKRIKSCYGDRCQFIIKSTVYSGTSIKMTIPK
- a CDS encoding LytTR family DNA-binding domain-containing protein, with protein sequence MITCIVVDDEKPARDEIKYLLDKHHNFEVIGEAENGVAAMNLILTNDPDVIFCDISMPLLDGINLAKKILNKGINTYLVYITAYDEYAIKAFELNAVDYLLKPLKDDRFLTTLSKIESLKESKQLNMNRMDKFLNEFTIPQERKSHLCLYKEGLLYPVKSDQILCIYIEDKIVKIDTVKGTFECYKSLSEIENILPENDFFKCHRSYIINLNYIESIIPWFNRTYRVKLKGLDKEIPISRNQTNEFKNKMQIL